A window of Flavobacterium psychrophilum genomic DNA:
TTTTAGCCTCGCGATGAAAGAAAACTATAACGTTATAGGAGTAATGTCAGGAACTTCGCTTGACGGCGTTGATCTTGCCCATATTTTATTTACAATTCAGGACGGGACCTGGTGTTTTTCAGTTAACGAAACGGCAACAATTCCCTATACTAATGCCTGGGTACAACGGTTAAAATCTGCTGTAGATTTTAATGAAAGCGAACTTTCGTTACTTAATAAAGAATACACTGTATTGCTTGGCGGTATTATAGCAAACTTTATAGATGCAAATAGTATAACAGGCCTGGACGCTGTCTGTTCTCACGGACATACTGTTTTGCATCAGCCGGCAAATGGATTTACATTGCAGATAGGGAATTTACCTGAAATAGCTTCGCTAATACATCAGAAAGTGGTTTGCGACTTTCGTGTTCAGGATGTGCAGCTGGGAGGGCAGGGGGCACCACTTGTTCCTATTGGTGACAGGTTGTTATTTTCGCAATACCGCTACTGCCTCAACTTGGGCGGTTTTTCTAATATCTCTTTTGAAGAAAATGGCAAACGTATAGCATTTGATATTTGCCCTGTAAACACTGTGCTTAATTTTTATGCTGAAAAACTTGGTTTTGATTATGATGCAGGTGGATCTATAGCTGCCAATGGTCTAGTAATATCATCGTTACTTAACGAACTAAATGCTTTAGAATTTTATGTACAGCACTATCCAAAATCGTTAGGTTTTGAATTTGTAAAAGAAACCATACTGCCAATAATGGAAAGGTATGACTATTCTCCAAACGATAAACTCGCAACCTTTACCGAGCATATAGCACAGCAAATTGCAATTGTTGTAAAAAGTATTGGTAATGGAGAATTGCTTGTTACTGGAGGAGGAGCTTATAATGATTTCCTTATTAGACGATTGAAACAACTTATTCCGGATACGGTAATTGCTATACCGGATGATAAGACGATACAATTTAAAGAGGCACTTATTTTTGCGCTTTTGGGGGTGTTAAAATTGCGGGGAGAAGTAAATGCGCTTTGCAGTGTGACAGGAGCATATAAAGATCATAGCTCGGGTTATGTGTATAACCCTTAAAAGATACCCATTTTTTTAATGGCCTCTATAAGTTCATGGTCATCACCGCCTTTGCCCTGAAGCAGCATGTTTTTCATTTGCGCTTTTCTTTTTTCTATAGCACTTAATGAAAGCGGTACATAGTTCGGTATGTTTTTGGTTAATATACCTTCAGAAAGACGCATAAGGATCTGCTTGTCGTAACTGTCAAGTTTATAATTATCGAAAACTTTCTCTTTAAGTGATTTTACAATCTTATTGCTAAGATAGGTGTCGCCGCTATAAACAATTTTAAAGGCATTTAGAAACTCATCGATGTCAATGTCACTTTTGCATAAAATTCCCTGAGGATTTATTTCCTTTATAAGCCTGTCAATTAATGAGGCTTCGCTATGCATAGTAAGTATTATAATAATGCAGTCGGGTATTGTCTTACGGATAAGTACACCAAGATCAAGTCCGGAGAAAATATTTTTTTCAGGATAGGGCGGGAGGCTAAGGTCTAGATAAGCTACGTTAAATTTAGTGCCGCCGGTTTGCGAAGCAGTAATTAGTTTATAAGCCTGCTCACAGTCAAGTGCTTTTGTAAAGTTAAGGACGTGATCCTCAAATTCTTCTTCGGATAATACGTTGATATATCCATTAACCGTCATCGGGTGATCATCGACGATTAATATATTTAAATCCTCTTGCATAACTATAAGTTACATATGCGTACAAAATTAACAAAAATTACGGTTTAACCGTAATATTAACAAATCAAAAGTTTTTATATTGCGTCAAATTTTTGCGTGTAATTTGTGCAGTACTCATTCCTTATAGTAGACGATAACAAAGATAATGCCAAGGAAACCTTAAGTAAATTTGAGGCTTTCCCAGAATTTTATTGCGTCGGTGTTGCTGATAACAGGGATGATGCTATAAATAAAATATTAGAGCTTCAACCGCAATTGGTATTTCTTGAAATTTGTCCGAAGAATAAAAAGAGCAATTTATCGCTCAACCTTATTTCAGATTTATATCGTTTTGTAAATAACGTGCCCTATTTTATTGCGCTTACCGCGTCGCCAAAATACGCCTTTGAAGCAATACAGGCAGGAGTGTTTGATTATTTACTCGCGCCACTTAATCAGTTTGATCTTAGAAAAAGTCTTTTAAAATTTCAGAAAACAAATCCGGCGGCTGCAAATAATACAATTTGCATAAAATCATATGGTGATTACCAGTTTGTTTCCCTAAATGATATTGTATACCTTAAGGCAGATAATAACACTACAGATTTCTTTCTTCAAAACGGACGAAAACTAACTGCTTATAAAACGCTAAAGCATTACGAAGCTAATTTGCCGTTTTATTTTTTCCGCATACATAACAGTTATATTGTAAATAGTAATTATATCTCCAGGATTAATACCGGGAAATCGCTATGCTATTTAAATAATAGCGATCTCTCTATATCCTTCTCAAAAACCTTTAAGGATAATATAGATACCATTATCAGGAAAATTGCTCCTGAGTATCTTTAACAAACTTACTTATCGGAAGTTTTATTTAAGTTCACTTTTATCTGAATAAAAGTGAGCCTTAAGTGTATTTACTATTTCTATCTTATTTAAATATTGTATTCTTTTTTTTGCCAAAATACTCATAATATCTATTAAATACATCATTTACCCTGCAAAATAGGCGAGTTACTCGCGTGTGGGGTTATTCTACTAAACCCATTGATAATCATATGGCTTGTAGTTTTTTTACATGTAGTTTTGCTTCAGAATCAAACGGAAAACGATGGTTCTGAATTAAAAAATGAATATAAAATACACCTAATAAAACCTTACTTATCATGAAAAAAATTATTCTTACACTTAGCCTTGTTGCAGTTATCGGTTCATCTTTTGTTTCATGTTCAACTGACGATAGTGCGATACAGGATACTAAATCAGATACAATTATAGTGCCTTTGGACAACGGAGATAAAAGTCTTCCAAAACCACCTGTTAGAGCATAAGCACTTAACATAAAAATCATTATTTTTGAGGCAGTAGTTATAAAAACTACTGCCTCAAAAATTTTGATACACCGCCATATATTATATCTCATTTCAGGAATACTTCTTCTGTGTGTTTCCTGTAACGATTCTGCAAGTAAACACAATGCAGTAAATAATCGTATTGATAGTCTGATTGTCAAGGCAGAGAATGTAAGCCTGACGGAAAAGCAACGTGAAGAATACACCGATACGATTTCTTCTGAAATTGCAAATAGGCAAAACGATTCGTTAACCAGGTTTTATTTCAGAAAAACTGCTGTTAGTTATTATAATTTAAACCTCTATGATAAGACCTTAGAAGTAAGCAGGAAAATATATAAGCTTGCAAAGAAGGACAAAGATACCCTTAGCATGGCAAAAGGCATGTATTTTTTGGGGACATCTTATTATGGGAAATCTGAAGCTGACAGTGCTTTATATTACTATACGGCTTTGGAAGATCTTTATCAGCAATACAGTAATACCGATCCCAGGGATTTTGGTGAAGCAATTTTATATAAGGCTTATATTTACCATGATGCAGGTGAGTATGTATTGTGTGAAGCCGAAGCTTTTAAAGCTTTAAAAAAATTGCTTATTGGTAACAGCCCTACCGATATTTATAATTGCTATAATCTTATTGCGCTGTCTCTTGACGGACAAAATAATGGTAACGCAGCAGTACGCTATTATAAAATGGGGTTAGATGTGCTTAAAGATTATAAAAAAGAAGGCTATAGCGATACTGATATAGATTTTTTTAAAGCATCCAGCTACAACAATCTTGGTAGCGTTTATACAAAAATGGAACGTTATAATGAAGCTGTTTTAACGTATCAAAGAGCTTTAAAATTTCCTGTAACGAAAGAATCTCCGTTGCTCTATGCTAAACTTATAAATAATTTAGCCTATTCAAAATTCAAATCGGGTAAGCCCGAGGGGCTTCCCGGGCTTTTCTATGAGTCGCTTGCAATACGGGATAGTTTAAATAACGAACAAGGTATCGTGGCCAGTAATGTCAGCCTTGGGGAATATTATCTCCATGAAAAAGATACAGCACAGGCATTGATGTATCTTGAAACTGCTTACGATAAAGCAAAAACTATTAAGAGTAACTACGATATACTAAATAGCCTTAAAATGTTAAGTAATATCGATAAGGTTAATAATGATTACTACATACGCAGGTACATAAAGGTAAGTGACAGCCTTCAGCAA
This region includes:
- a CDS encoding anhydro-N-acetylmuramic acid kinase yields the protein MKENYNVIGVMSGTSLDGVDLAHILFTIQDGTWCFSVNETATIPYTNAWVQRLKSAVDFNESELSLLNKEYTVLLGGIIANFIDANSITGLDAVCSHGHTVLHQPANGFTLQIGNLPEIASLIHQKVVCDFRVQDVQLGGQGAPLVPIGDRLLFSQYRYCLNLGGFSNISFEENGKRIAFDICPVNTVLNFYAEKLGFDYDAGGSIAANGLVISSLLNELNALEFYVQHYPKSLGFEFVKETILPIMERYDYSPNDKLATFTEHIAQQIAIVVKSIGNGELLVTGGGAYNDFLIRRLKQLIPDTVIAIPDDKTIQFKEALIFALLGVLKLRGEVNALCSVTGAYKDHSSGYVYNP